The Temnothorax longispinosus isolate EJ_2023e chromosome 7, Tlon_JGU_v1, whole genome shotgun sequence genome contains a region encoding:
- the LOC139816932 gene encoding uncharacterized protein: MEQELLEQSTLLNSRDDFAAWEQRCDEFIESLEEQSRIKRPRLSIGLKQSLVACIARLEGLKDSLRVIVMAGKKQSTEKRRLVEELHAPARRNFSRRRVIVRGYNDLWQADVVEMRPYTRFNRGYHYILTVIDVLSKHAWAVPHKAKSGTETDKGKKFYNANVQKLLKKHNINHYSTYSVMKASIVERFNRTLKNDMWKMFTRNGNYKWIDSLPGLVSDYNARKHRTIGMRPIDVTPAIADKLLKTVYSHVKIAAPARFKVGDSVRVSKFKTIFEKEYTPNWTTEVFRIVKVQKTNPVTYLLEDSCGKPIAGGFYEYELHRVANPNVYLVEKVLRKRGDEVYVKWLGFDNSHNSWIHKNNVL, encoded by the exons ATGGAGCAAGAGTTGTTGGAGCAATCCACCCTTTTAAATTCGAGGGATGACTTTGCCGCGTGGGAGCAACGATGTGACGAGTTTATCGAATCGTTGGAAGAACAAAGCCGAATTAAACGGCCACGATTATCGATTGGTCTTAAACAGTCGTTGGTCGCTTGTATCGCAAGACTCGAAGGTTTGAAAGATTCG CTGCGCGTCATCGTCATGGCTGGTAAGAAGCAATCAACTGAGAAACGGAGGCTGGTAGAAGAATTACACGCTCctgcgagaagaaatttttcgcGAAGACGCGTCATAGTTCGCGGATACAATGACCTGTGGCAGGCGGATGTGGTCGAGATGCGTCCATACACGCGATTCAACAGAGGCTACCACTACATACTCACCGTTATCGACGTGCTGAGCAAGCACGCATGGGCCGTACCGCACAAGGCCAAGAGCGGAACCGAG ACTGACaagggaaaaaaattttacaacgccAACGTGCAGAAACTCTTGAAGAAACATAATATCAATCACTATTCGACCTATTCCGTAATGAAGGCATCGATCGTCGaacgattcaatcgcacgctcaagaacgacatgtggaaaatgtttacgcgCAATGGAAATTATAAATGGATCGACTCGCTGCCGGGTCTCGTAtcggattacaacgcgcgAAAGCATCGAACTATCGGCATGCGACCCATCGATGTTacccccgcgatcgccgaCAAGCTCCTAAAAACGGTGTACAGCCATGTAAAGATCGCTGCTCCCGCGCGATTCAAAGTGGGCGACTCGGTACGCGTGAGTAAATTCAAGACAATCTTCGAGAAAGAATACACGCCAAATTGGACCACGGAGGTGTTTAGAATCGTCAAAGTGCAGAAAACTAATCCCGTGACGTATCTGTTGGAAGATTCCTGCGGAAAACCCATCGCCGGCGGCTTCTACGAATACGAGTTACATCGCGTTGCTAATCCCAACGTGTATctcgttgaaaaagttttgcgcAAAAGGGGGGATGAGGTTTATGTAAAGTGGTTAGGATTTGATAATTCACACAATTCATGGATACAcaagaataatgtattgtaa
- the LOC139816931 gene encoding uncharacterized protein, producing MALARGLCNNMEQELLEQSTLLNSREDFTAWEQRCDEFIESLEEQSRIKRPRLSIGLKQSLVDCIARLEGLKDSVRQRFVHVGAGYSASETGLRWREIDPAFESRILTGVVINSKHIDPRQLLKNAREIVLDRVWNVMQRHDNVKINTVFNGEFVASDKRANKSIATRNYELFRESDLHEWYKRHVIEPILASLEEFQERDSGWALSRILNLTVNVNKYNPLHAGCFVEIPQEIKKKKAVINVRSLSNACFAWSVVAALYPAQRNAERKSSYPHYTSVLDLTDIEFPMTLNQIKNFENHNISINVYGIEKKTRNLQFYQYVLLTERWADICLHYFYTSEKLEAHTVNCQEMNDCAIKLPSDNDKWLAFKNHNRKERVPFIVYADLECTLEKMEADPETSRYTYQHHRVFSIGYALANNKYMQSYEPSKPSSYLMYFDVNNLYGWAMSQPLPYADFKWVDDVTDFNIMDVALDSSIGYILEVDLEYPQHLHDAHTDLPFCPTRDKPPGKQQDKLLATLHDKKRYPLDQTTPLRTLAKNDFEKNLYKLMNNAVFGKTMENVRNHVDVRLVTHWEGRYGAEAMIAKPNFHSRSVFSENLVAIEMRKLEVKFDKPIYVGMYILDISKTCLYEFHHEYMLPLYRDKCKVTYTDTDSLIYHIECDDVYDIMKRHINKFDTSDYAIDNAYGIPLVNKKIPGLMKDENNDAIMTEFVELRAKMYALQVDGKKDTKKAKGVKSNVVARSITFDDYTRCLRDEIEMT from the exons ATGGCGTTAGCAAGAGGATTGTGCAATAACATGGAGCAAGAGTTGTTGGAGCAATCCACCCTTTTAAATTCGAGGGAAGACTTTACCGCGTGGGAGCAACGATGTGACGAATTTATCGAATCGTTGGAAGAACAAAGCCGAATTAAACGGCCACGATTATCGATTGGTCTTAAACAGTCGTTGGTCGATTGTATCGCGCGACTCGAAGGTCTGAAAGATTCGGTACGACAACGTTTCGTGCATGTGGGTGCGGGATACAGTGCGAGTGAGACAGGACTCAGATGGCGCGAGATAGATCCGGCTTTTGAAAGCCGTATACTGACCGGTGTGGTAATAAATTCCAAACACATCGACCCTCGTCAACTTCTCAAAAATGCGAGAGAAATTGTACTCGATCGTGTGTGGAACGTCATGCAACGACatgacaatgtaaaaattaacacagtGTTTAATGGTGAATTTGTTGCGAGTGACAaacgcgcgaataaaagtatCGCAACGAGAAACTATGAACTCTTTCGTGAGTCCGATCTGCACGAGTGGTACAAGCGACACGTTATCGAGCCTATCCTCGCATCGCTGGAGGAATTCCAGGAACGTGATAgcggatgggcgttgtcgcgtatactcaatTTAACGGTAAATGTGAACAAATATAATCCGTTGCACGCGGGGTGTTTTGTGGAAATaccgcaagaaattaaaaagaagaaggcggtGATAAACGTGCGATCATTGAGCAATGCATGTTTCGCATGGTCAGTGGTGGCTGCTCTGTATCCAGCCCAAAGAAATGCAGAACGGAAATCGTCGTATCCTCATTACACGTCGGTGCTAGATCTTACGGACATTGAGTTTCCAATGACGttgaatcaaattaaaaattttgaaaatcacaACATCTCCATCAACGTGTACGGCATCGAGAAAAAAACAAGGAACTTGCAATTCTACCAATACGTGTTACTGACCGAAAGATGGGCAGACAT atgTTTGCACTATTTCTACACGAGCGAGAAATTGGAAGCCCACACCGTCAACTGTCAGGAAATGAACGACTGCGCGATCAAGTTACCGAGCGATAACGACAAGTGGTTGGCctttaaaaatcacaacagGAAGGAACGAGTTCCGTTTATCGTATACGCCGACCTGGAATGTACCCTGGAGAAGATGGAAGCGGATCCGGAAACGTCCAGGTACACATATCAGCATCATCGCGTGTTTAGCATAGG ATACGCGCTGGCCAACAACAAGTATATGCAGTCGTACGAGCCAtcgaaaccgtcgtcgtacctGATGTATTTCGACGTAAACAACCTATACGGCTGGGCAATGAGTCAACCATTGCCATACGCAGATTTTAAATGGGTCGACGACGTAaccgattttaatattatggaTGTCGCGTTGGATTCCTCGATAGGATACATTCTCGAAGTCGACTTGGAGTATCCGCAACATCTTCACGACGCGCACACtgacctaccgttctgtccgacgcgcgataaaccaCCCGGCAAGCAGCAGGACAAGCTCCTCGCAACATTACACGATAAGAAACGTTAT CCTCTTGACCAGACGACCCCCTTAAGAACATTGGCCAAAaatgatttcgagaaaaatttatacaaattgatgaaCAATGCAGTGTTTGGCAAAACCATGGAGAATGTGCGCAATCACGTTGACGTGCGACTCGTGACTCATTGGGAGGgtagatacggcgcggaggcaATGATTGCGAAACCAAATTTTCATAGCCGAAGCGTCTTTTCGGAGAATTTAGTAGcaatagaaatgcgaaaactCGAGGTGAAGTTCGACAAACCAATCTACGTGGGTATGTACATCCTCGATATATCCAAGACATGTTTGTACGAATTTCATCACGAGTACATGTTACCGCTATATCGCGACAAGTGTAAAGTCACGTACACCGATACGGACAGTCTCATTTATCACATCGAGTGCGACGATGTGTATGATATCATGAAGCGccacattaataaatttgacacTAGCGATTATGCGATCGATAATGCGTACGGTATCCCactcgtcaataaaaaaattccggGCTTAATGAAAGACGAAAACAACGATGCGATAATGACCGAATTCGTCGAGCTTAGAGCAAAGATGTACGCTTTGCAAGTAGACGGTAAGAAAGATACGAAAAAGGCTAAAGGTGTTAAGAGTAACGTCGTAGCCAGGTCGataacgttcgacgattacacGCGATGTCTGcgcgacgaaattgaaatgacgTGA
- the LOC139816382 gene encoding uncharacterized protein, which yields MYESIMNYYVPIQDEACEKQHNDFDKPRYTPRILGRRFALTSTAYKFLDVGINAGPMSSVDILIGDNRGNRIILPHAMWVTFIEKRADIRRLVQSPAPSSLAFRDLELVKIRDADIVKLTSCNNSLYMKPPTVLFLFELEHCVENVYFQLCQNVHGVSEKFKQFVTILRQNCITDKCNAVRILREFYDKNLIIDCELLAYAADNNIIHDALHDK from the exons ATGTATGAGAGCATAATGAACTACTACGTTCCGATTCAGGATGAAGCGTGCGAGAAACAGCACAATGA ttttgataAACCCCGTTATACACCACGTATTTTGGGAAGAAGATTTGCCTTGACATCGAcagcatataaatttttggatgttgGAATCAACGCTGGACCTATGTCCTCTGTGGATATACTTATTGGCGATAACCGAGGCAATCGGATAATTTTGCCTCATGCAATGTGGGTGACATTCATCGAAAAACGTGCAGATATTCGGCGACTTGTGCAGTCACCGGCGCCATCATCGCTAGCGTTTCGAGATCTGGAACTTGTTAAAATACGTGacgcagatattgtaaaattgacatcGTGCAACAACAGCTTGTACATGAAACCGCCAACCGTACTCTTCCTGTTCGAACTAGAACATTGCGTCgagaatgtgtattttcaactatgCCAAAATGTTCATGgcgtaagtgaaaaatttaaacaatttgtaacaattttacgcCAAAATTGTATCACCGATAAATGTAATGCAGTTAGAATCTTGcgtgaattttatgataaaaatttgattattgattGTGAACTGTTGGCGTATGCtgctgataataatattatacacgatgcattacatgataaataa